The DNA sequence CTTTGTGCGGAGGTACGACTGCGACAGCGCATTCAGGGGCGTATTCATCATGTCGATGGCAAGCCATTTACCCTCTTTTTCCCCGGCAATAGGCCCGTGCTGGGTGAAATACATCGTAAAGTCCTTATACCGCATCCCGCCCGCCGTTTTGTACGGAATCCGGACGGCCTGGGTCCGAACCGGCTTGAGGTCCTTGCCGTGCCTGTAGTACAGCGCATTGCCTTTTTTCTCAATCGTTTCGAGGTATTCGTCCATCGAGTCGGCGTAGCTGGTGGTGTGCATCCAGCCGCAGTTTTCGTTGAAGCCCTGGTAGATGAAGAACTGCCCCCAGGTGACGGCTCCGTAGGCGTTTAGCCCCGCCTGGCTCACCATATGCACCTCCGACCGAAAATAGAACGAGGTGTGGGGATTGATCAGGAGCAGCGCGTTTTTGGTGGCGCTTTTTGAAGGGGCGATGGCAAAGCCATTCGACCCGATGGACTCCCGCTCGTACACGTCAACGGGCGCACCCGTGTGCCAGGACGTTGCTTTGCGCTGTTCATAAAAGGCCTTCAGCCGCTCGAGGGGGACTACGCTGATATTACCGCCAATGCTGCCTTCGCTGAACATCAGCGGCATCCAGGGCTGAAACCGGGTGATCAGGGCGGGTTTAACCTCGGGGTGCGTGTAGAGGTAGTAATTACTGCCGTCGGCAAAGGCGTCGAGCAGCTGCTTCATCCAGAGCGGACTTTTTTTGTAGATGGCAATGGCCTGGGTCGAGTCCAGAAACAGCCGCGCCCGCAAATCGTGGTACACCGCCGACTCCCCTTCTACCTCGGCCAGACGACCCGTGGAGGTAATGTAGTTATCTTCCAGCCGCCCGAAATCATCCTCGCACTGGGTAAACAGCAGGCCAAATACGACATCGGCATCGGTCTTTCCGTAGATGTGTGGAACGCCCCAGGTGTCGCGGGTAATGGTGACCTGCTTCGCCTGCTTCTGCCAGCGGGCAATATCGGCTTTGGTGAACGGCTGAGCCAGGACGCACAAGCCGTTCAGGAGGATGAGCAGACTAAGTATAAAACCGGTTAACAGGAACGGTGGTCGATTCATAGAGGGGTTATTGATGATTCGTTGATCGGGAAACAAGGTCATTCTGGTGGCCCGCTGGCACAACCTGACTCAACAGCTACTTGCTGAGGGGGCCAAACTGTTTTGGTGCAGTACGGTGGTGGGTGGCCTGTTCATAAGCGTAGGACAGCCGGATCAGGGTGGGTTCGTCGAACAGGCGGCCCAGAAACTGGAGTCCGGCCGGCAGATTCCCGGTCGTGTAGCCCATAGGAATCGTGAAGGCGGGCATCCCCGTACTGGGTGCTACCAGCTGGCTGTTATCGCCCTTGTACCCCTTCGCATCACCCACCAGCGCGGGCGGGTAATTCCAGGTTGGGTAAATGAGCGCATCCACACGCTGCCGGTTCATCTCCGCTTCAACGCCCTGGCGGTAAGCCACCCGGAGCGGATCGGTGAAGGCATCTCCGCAAGGGATCTCCGGATGGTTCGCGCGGCCCGAGTGCAACTGCTGAGAAATGAGCCGGTCGCGGACAATGTCGGAATAGCCGCCCACGCGGATGATGTCTTCCAGGGTTTTCAGCGTATCACGTTTGACAAAGGTGCGCAGGTAGGTTTCGATGTCGGTCCGGAACTCGGCGCACCCCTGGTTGGCCCGGAGGGAGTCGAAATCCGGAATCATTACGTCAACGATCTGTGCGCCCGCCCGCGTCAGATCGGCAATGGCCTGGTCGAACAGCTGCTTGATTTCGGGGTGGATGTTCCTGTCGCTCAACTGGCGCATGACCCCGATCCGGGCACCTTTTAGCCCTTCTTTTGTCAGAAACTGGCTGTAGTTTTCGGGAATTTTACCCTGACTGTGTTTTGTGATGGGATCGTTGGGATCATAGCCCGCCGTGGCTTCCAGTATCCGCACTGCATCGTCAACCGTGCGGCACATAGGGCCGCCTACGTCGTTGCGGGTAAATAACGGGATGATCCCGTAGCGACTTACCAGCCCCAGCGACGTGCGCATACCCACCAGCGCGTTGTGCGACGATGGTCCGCGAATGGAATTCCCCGTGTCGGAGCCAAGCCCAATGGCACCCAGGTTAGCCGCTACGGCGGCCGCCGTACCCCCACTCGAGCCGGCAGGCACGTAAGCCAGGTTGTAGGGGTTCAGGGTTTCCCCCGCAATCGAGCTTTGGGAGTGCATGGGGGTAAAGGCCCACTCCGCCATGTTGGATTTAGCCAGTACGATGGCTCCCGCTTCGCGCAGCTTGCGCACCTGCCAGGCATCCTCGGAAGGGACAAACCCCCTGAGCGCTACGGATCCTCCCGTTGTCTGCAGGCCTTTCGTGTTGTAATTATCCTTGACGATCACCGGGATGCCGTGCAGGGGCCGCAACGTACCGGTTTGTCGAAACTCTGCGTCCAGGGCGCGGGCCGTAGCGATGGCTTCGGGGTTGACGAGGATGATGGCGTTGAGTTTGGTTGGCTGGTCATACACCCGAATACGGTCGAGGTATGCGTTCACCAGCTGCTCACTCGTGAGCGATCCCGTTCGGAATGCGTTGTGGATGTCGCGGATGGTGGCTTCCATCAATTCGAACGACGGAGCAGTCGTTCCGCTGGCGCGGGGCTGGGCCCGGGCCGGGGGTAGCCACACCGCAGTAACTAACCCCAGCAGAATGAGAAATTTTAGATGATGACGTGTGTACAGATGAAGCATAGGAAGCCAGACGAACAGCAGGATCGTATGGCAAAAGTAAGCGTTTCGCGACGCCCGCAGCCAGAAAAGGCTAATTTTAACGCTGTTTGTACGGCTAACCGGGGATTATGCAAGATAAAAGCGCCAGCGCCCCGTATCGGAGCAAGCTACATTAGCTTCCAGCCTTTGCGGTACGACCGGGCGAGGAGTTCGTTGGCTTCGGGGTTGTGGCGGAACTTCTCTTTTGTGGCATTCCACTCCAGCGGCTGCCCCAGCCGGTACGATATAAGGCCCAGGTGCATCGGCATGGTCATCTGCCGGGCGTAGGCCAGGTTCGACTCGGGCTGTTTGCGGGACTTCACCGCGTTCACGAAGTTCTGCTGGTGGCCGGGCGAGCGCTCGATGGTGATCGGTACGTCGGGCACATCGGTCATGGTTACCCCGTTGATGGTGATCTCGCGGGTGCTGTAATCGCAGAGGAGCGTACCTTTGTCGCCCTCGAAATAGGCCCCGATACCGCGGCCCTGCGCGCCCGACACGGCCGGGGGCGTACTGGTCCAGTGCAGGGTAAGGCCATCGAACTCGTAGTCGATGTCGATCCATTTGGGTGCGTCTCCGATGCCTTCCGGGGCCTCTCCTCTGGCGCTGATCCGTTTGAGGCCGGTGGGATTGACCGACCACCAGACGATGTCGGCGATGTGGCACCAGAAATCCTGGAACACCCCGCCCGAATAATCCAGAAAGTAGCGGTAGCTGAAATGGCAGCGTTCGGGGGTGTACAGCGATACGGGTGCGGGCCCCTGCCACATATCCCAGTTGAGGGTGGCGGGGGGCGTCTGGTACCGGGCGGGACCCAGTACGGGCGGAAAACCCGTTTTCCACAGCCGCACGGTATGCACCTTACCAATAGCACCGGCCTGGATGATCTCGGCTACCCGGTGGTAGTTATCGCCCGCGTGAATCTGGGTACCCAGCTGAAAAATCCGGTCGTAGCGGTTTTGTGCTTTCAGCATCTGCTGCCCTTCCCGAACGCTGTAGGACAGGGGTTTTTCGCCGTACACATCTTTACCCGCCTGAAATGCCATGATGGCGATCTGGGCGTGCCAGTGGTCGGGTGTGGCGCAGGTAATGGCGTCGACATCGGGCCGGTCGAGCAGGTACCGGAAGTCGGCGTAGGCTTTAGCGGTCGTGTTGGGCTGAATTTTCTGCAGCACCCCCAGGGCCTTGTTCAGGTGGGTTTCATCGACGTCGCACAGCCCCACTACGTCTACGTCGGGCAAATTCGCGAACCAGTTCAGGTGGTTGGTACCCATGCCGTTCAGACCGATGTGGGCCACGCGCAGCCGGTCGCTGGGAGCCACGCGCCGGGTGGCCGACGGCAGCAGCCCCAGGCTGAGTGCCCCGGCACCCGTTGTTTTCAGGAAGTCACGGCGATTGATCGGCTGTGTCATGGCGATTGATCGGGAAGAGTGGTGAACGAGCTTAAAAGCAGGCGACCCCGCCCCCTTACTGTTTTCGGCACCGGCCGGCGGGGCAAGACGTCAGGACCCGCCCTGCCTACACCAGCGCCGTTGCTTTCTGCGGGCGGCTGCGCGGGGTCAGCGCCACATCGCGCAACACGTAGTGAATACCCTGCACGCTGGCGGTCTCGCTGTAATCGTGCAGCATGGTGTAAATATCATGGTCGATAAACAGCGCCCGGCTACCGTCGATCAGCACCTCGTCGCCCGGTTGCAGGCTGGACAGGGCTTCTTTCAGCTGGGGCTTGCTCAGAAAATACAGGTCTTTGGTGAACTCGATCGTTACCCGGTTACCAACCCGTTCCAGCGTAAAGGTCGACTGAAAGTTGGTATACAGCACGTAGAGAATGCCCACGACGGTCCCCAGCGCAATGCCGATCAGCAGGTCGGTAAAGATGATACCCAGCACGGTAACCACGAACGGGACGAACTGACTCCATCCCTCGTTGTACATTTTTTTGAAGATGGCGGGTCTGGCCAGCTTGTACCCCACCATGATCAGGACAGCCGCCAGGCACGACAGCGGTACCAGATTCAGCAGCGGTCCACCCAGGAAAACGGCTATCATCAGGAAGATCCCGTGGCTGATGGCCGATACCCGCGTTTTGGCTCCTCCGTACACGTTGGCCGACGTGCGCACGACCACCGATGTGATGGGCAGGCCACCAATCAGCCCCGACAGGGTGTTACCCAACCCCTGGGCTACCAGTTCCTGGTTCGTGGACGATACGCGCTTGCCCGCGTCGAGCCGGTCTGAGGCTTCCAGATTCAGCAGGGTTTCCAGACTCGCGACCAGCGCGATGGTTGCGGCAACGGTGTAAATCCGCACATCGCCGAGGACACTGAAATCCGGGAAGTCAAAAATCGAGAACAGGCTCTTGCCGGGGGCAATAGTTGGAATTTGCACCATATGCTGGTGGGCCGTATCGCCCAGGTACCACTGCGGGACCGATACCCGGAAAAATTCGTTTAAGGCAATACCCACGAAAACGACGACCAGTGCGGCCGGGAAATTTTTGAAAAACATCCGGGTGCTACGTCCCGCCGTGCGCTCCCAGACAATCAGAAATGCCAGCGATACCAGGCTGATAACCACAGCCCCCGTACTGGCGGTAACCAGCGCGCGGTATATTTCGGAGATCGTATTTTCCCCGTCGGCCAGCTGCTGAAACTCGAACTCCCCTTCGTAATCGTTGTCGCGGCCCAGGGCGTGAGGTATCTGTTTAAGGATGATGACCAGGCCAATGGCAACCAGCATCCCTTTGATGACGCTGTCCGGGAAAAAGCTGCTGAACCGACCCGCCCGCAGCAGGCCCAAGCCTACTTGCAGAATGCCCGCCAACACCACCGCAGCCAGAAATGCCTCATAAGACCCTACTTTTGCAATGGCATCGGCAACGATGACGGCCAAACCAGCCGCCGGCCCGCTGACGCTGACTTCGGACCCGGAGAACAACCCAACGACAATGCCGCCGATCATGCCCGCTACCAGACCCGAAAACAGGGGAGCGCCCGATGCCAGGGCAATGCCCAGACACAGGGGTAGTGCAACGAGAAACACCGATAACCCGGCGGGAATGTCCTGACGAAGCCAGGCGGACTGGTACGAACGAAGGGTTCGGACGGGGCTAACACGTTGCATAGGGCTGGTGATTTCGCACGAATTGACGGGTCGGACACCCTGGTAAATAATACCTAAGCTGACCCAAAATTAAAAAGCTATTAAAACCAAATAATTACTCATCCGTTGGAATCCCTCTCCCCTCTCGAAAAACAGTTTATCCGGGACCACCTCACTGACGATGTTCGCCAGCTGGTTTTACGGCCGCAACCGGCGAACCTGGATATCCGCAAGCTGGCCGCCCAACTCGCAGCCCGGCAAAAAACCCGCGACAAACTGCCCAGCTGGTACGCTAATGAGGAGGTGCTGTACCCCCCGGCCCTGTCGGTTGAGCAGGCATCATCAGAGCAAACGGCGCGGTACAAAGCGTCGCTGGTGGCGGGCGACCAGCTGATCGATCTGACGGGGGGGATGGGGGTCGATACCTGGGCATTCGGGCAGCGCGTCCGCCGGGTAACCTACGTTGACCGGCAGGCGGATCTGGTACAGCATGCGGCTCATAACCTGCCGGTCATGGGGACCCCCGCCATCGACGTTCGGCTGGGTGACGGCCTGTCTGTCGTCGCGGCCCTGCCAGGGGCTGTCGACTGGCTCTACCTGGACCCCCACCGGCGCGACGGACAGGGTGGTAAAGTGGTTCGGCTGGCAGACTGCGAGCCCGATGTTTCTAACCCTGCCGTGGTCAGTGAGTTACTGACCAAAGCCGCGCATATTCTGCTTAAGACCTCGCCCATTATCGACATCGAAGCCACGATCCGGCAACTTACCGGTCCGGCCGGCCACCCCGACGCGGCCCGGGTAGACGCCGTTCACGTAGTCGCCGTACAAGGCGAGGTGAAGGAAGTGTTGTTCGTGCTGAGCCGGTCGAAATCGGCTTTAGCAGCGATTGAGATTAACGCCGTTAATCTATTAACCGACAGAGTAGTTAGACTTCAGTTTACACCCGCTGAGGAGCGGGCTTCAGCGGTCGTTTTCGGCGATCCGCAAACGTTTTTGTACGAACCCAACGCTGCCGTGCTGAAAGCGGGGGCTTTCCGCCTGGTTGCCGACCGCTATGGCCTGACAAAACTGGCGCCTAACAGCCACTTATACACCAGCCTGACGCACAACCCCGACGTACCGGGCCGCTCGTTTGTGCTCGACGGTATCATCAAACCAGACCGCAACAGCCTGCGCACGGTGCTGCCCTCGATGAAGGCCAACCTGACCGTGCGTAACTTTCCCCAGACGGTTGCTGAATTGCGAAAAAAACTGAACTTACAGGAAGGGGGCGATGTCTATATCTTCGCAACCACACTACTGAATGGCGACAAACGGCTGCTGCTTACCCGCAAAGCGGACGCAGTGGCCCGTTCCTAACCTCAGGTAACCTACCGTATGTCATTCGTTAAACCATACACACACTTTATGAAAACGTTATTCACCCTCGCTGGTCTGGCGAGCCTGCTTCTGTTCACCGGCCCCGCCAGGGCCCAAACCGTTTATGCCGGTGAAAGTACCATCGACAAAGTAAAGGCGCAGGGGCTTTACCTGACCCTCCAGGGCGACGGGAAGCAGATTGAAAAAGACTGGGAAGCGCAACTGAAGACCTATGGCCGGCTGACGGCATCGCGCGGCCAGTACCGGGTACCCAACGCCGACATCTCCGCCGTTTCGCCCGAACCCATCAATCTGATGAGTACGGTAAAGTCATCGCGCGGGTCGGCCACGATCTTTGCCGCCTTCGATCTGGGTAGCGGCAACTTTGTTACGCCGGGTAGTTCGGGTTACGCCGGAGCTGAGCAATTACTGAAAAACTTTGCCAGCAGCAGCCTTTTCAGTCAGGAAGTACGCACGGCGGAAGGCAGCTTCGACGAAGCGCAGAAAAATCACCAGAAGGTCGTCCGCAACGGCGAACGGCTACAGCGCGAAATTGAGCAGAACGCCAAAGACAAAGAGCGGCTGCTGAAACGAATCGAAGAAAACGCCAAAGAACTGGAACAACTCCAGAAAGACATCGAAACCAACAAAACCGATCAGGCCAACGCCCTCACCGAACTCGAAAACCGCAAGAAAAACGTTGAAGCGGTGAAAGCGAAGAAGAATTGATGCTTGAGTAACTCAGACAAAAAGGGACGTAGTGAACGAGGATACAACTCATTCGCTACGTCCCTTTTTGTCTTTTCCCTCCCCTAGTTCCCCTCTTTCACAAACACACGCTTGACGCGTTCACTGACGCCCGTGAGAATTTCGTAGGAGATGGTACCGATCTGCCGGGCAAGGTCGGTGATGGGAATTTCAGCACCGAAAACAATGACTTCATCGCCCTCGGCGGCCGACGCGTTCGTGATATCAACCATGGTCATGTCCATGCAAACGCTGCCTACGGTGGGGCAGTACGTCCCATTCACCCAAACGGAGCCCACGCCATTTCCCAGCCGCCGGTCGTAGCCGTCGGCGTAACCAATGGCCAGTGTGGCAATGCGGGCATCGTGGTCGAGCATTCCTTTGCGGCTGTACCCCACCGATTCGCCGGCGGGTACCGTTTTGATCTGGCTGATGATGGTTTTAAGCGTTCCCACGGGCTGTACAGCGGCTTTATCCAGCTGGCTCGACTCAACCCCGTACAAGCCAACCCCCAACCGGACCATATCCAGCCGAAAGTCCGGAAAGCGCACAATACCGGCCGAGTTAAGCAGATGACGCGTGGGCCGGTACCCCATCCCTGCTTCCAGCGTGGCGCTGCAGCGCACGAACAGCTCATACTGCTGCTGTGAGAAGGCGTTAAATGCCGCTTCGTCGGCCCCCACCAGGTGGCTGAAAACGGTGGCAACGCGCAGGCTGGGGTGCGCCGTCAGGAAAGCGATCACCTCCGGCAATTCGTGTTCCAGAAATCCCAGCCGGTGCATACCCGTATCGATCTTCAAATGGATAGCCCGCGTAGGGACGTCGGCGCCGTCGGCTGATGCGTTCGTCAGAAAACGGCCCCATTCCCGTAGCAGCTTCATGCTGTACATTTCCGGCTCCAGCCCATAATCGAGCAGGGTTGCGAACGTTTCGGGTGCCGGGTTCATGACCATGATCGGGAGCGTAATGCCGTTCTGGCGGAGCGACACGCCTTCATCGGCGTAGGCTACGGCGAGGTAGTCGACCCGGTGAAACTGCAGCAGCTGCGCCACCTCGGCACTGCCACTTCCGTAGGCAAATGCCTTTACCATCACCATAATCTTCGTTTGGGCGCCCACCTTCTCGCGGTAATAGTTGAGGTTGTGGGTCAGGGCATCGAGGTTTATTTCGAGCACGGTGCCGTGGGCTTTCCGTTGCAGGCGGTTCACGATCCGTTCGAACGAGAACGGACGGGCACCCTTTACTAGCACAGCCGCATCGCGCAACTCGGTAAAGGCGTAGCCCGTCAGGAAGGCATTGGTGTCGGCGTAGAACTGGCTGCTTTCGGGAAACAGGCGGGCGTGCCGGCTCACGACCGGCCCGATGCCCACAAACTGCGTCACGCGGTTAGACCGCATCAGATCAGCAACCTGTTCGTAAAGTTCATCCTCGCGCTGGCCCGACTGCAGCACATCCGACAAAATGACGACCGCCTGGGTCCGCGTATTCTGCTGATCTAAAAACCGCAGAGCCAGTTGCAGGCCGGCAATGTCGTTGTTGTACGAATCATCGATCAGCAGGCAGTTGTTGATACCCTCTTTCAGTTCGAGACGCATCGATACGGGCCGGAGTCGGTTCAACCGGCTTTGCAGCACCGGACTGTCGAGGGTT is a window from the Spirosoma rigui genome containing:
- a CDS encoding bifunctional UDP-N-acetylmuramoyl-tripeptide:D-alanyl-D-alanine ligase/alanine racemase, with protein sequence MTTENVPLLHTHWLTDSRQPLDPEQAAQTVFFAINGEHHDGHAFIGDLYRKGVRQFVVERGALTPARRDELATYADAQFTEVDSSLQSLQGRAADHRHQLRIPVIGITGSNGKTIVKEWLAQLLADDFVIARSPKSYNSQLGVPLSVHELDEQHTLGIFEAGISRPQEMAALEAIIRPTIGIFTNIGTAHDEGFRTRKQKIAEKLRLFIHAEQLIYCVDYTDVDEEVRMLLKAVNADIRLITWSLTGKEATYQLDQRGNQLLIRRGAQTRPESYNLPFTDAASVENLIHCLVAIKTLTTLDSPVLQSRLNRLRPVSMRLELKEGINNCLLIDDSYNNDIAGLQLALRFLDQQNTRTQAVVILSDVLQSGQREDELYEQVADLMRSNRVTQFVGIGPVVSRHARLFPESSQFYADTNAFLTGYAFTELRDAAVLVKGARPFSFERIVNRLQRKAHGTVLEINLDALTHNLNYYREKVGAQTKIMVMVKAFAYGSGSAEVAQLLQFHRVDYLAVAYADEGVSLRQNGITLPIMVMNPAPETFATLLDYGLEPEMYSMKLLREWGRFLTNASADGADVPTRAIHLKIDTGMHRLGFLEHELPEVIAFLTAHPSLRVATVFSHLVGADEAAFNAFSQQQYELFVRCSATLEAGMGYRPTRHLLNSAGIVRFPDFRLDMVRLGVGLYGVESSQLDKAAVQPVGTLKTIISQIKTVPAGESVGYSRKGMLDHDARIATLAIGYADGYDRRLGNGVGSVWVNGTYCPTVGSVCMDMTMVDITNASAAEGDEVIVFGAEIPITDLARQIGTISYEILTGVSERVKRVFVKEGN
- a CDS encoding SulP family inorganic anion transporter, with the translated sequence MQRVSPVRTLRSYQSAWLRQDIPAGLSVFLVALPLCLGIALASGAPLFSGLVAGMIGGIVVGLFSGSEVSVSGPAAGLAVIVADAIAKVGSYEAFLAAVVLAGILQVGLGLLRAGRFSSFFPDSVIKGMLVAIGLVIILKQIPHALGRDNDYEGEFEFQQLADGENTISEIYRALVTASTGAVVISLVSLAFLIVWERTAGRSTRMFFKNFPAALVVVFVGIALNEFFRVSVPQWYLGDTAHQHMVQIPTIAPGKSLFSIFDFPDFSVLGDVRIYTVAATIALVASLETLLNLEASDRLDAGKRVSSTNQELVAQGLGNTLSGLIGGLPITSVVVRTSANVYGGAKTRVSAISHGIFLMIAVFLGGPLLNLVPLSCLAAVLIMVGYKLARPAIFKKMYNEGWSQFVPFVVTVLGIIFTDLLIGIALGTVVGILYVLYTNFQSTFTLERVGNRVTIEFTKDLYFLSKPQLKEALSSLQPGDEVLIDGSRALFIDHDIYTMLHDYSETASVQGIHYVLRDVALTPRSRPQKATALV
- a CDS encoding THUMP-like domain-containing protein, which produces MESLSPLEKQFIRDHLTDDVRQLVLRPQPANLDIRKLAAQLAARQKTRDKLPSWYANEEVLYPPALSVEQASSEQTARYKASLVAGDQLIDLTGGMGVDTWAFGQRVRRVTYVDRQADLVQHAAHNLPVMGTPAIDVRLGDGLSVVAALPGAVDWLYLDPHRRDGQGGKVVRLADCEPDVSNPAVVSELLTKAAHILLKTSPIIDIEATIRQLTGPAGHPDAARVDAVHVVAVQGEVKEVLFVLSRSKSALAAIEINAVNLLTDRVVRLQFTPAEERASAVVFGDPQTFLYEPNAAVLKAGAFRLVADRYGLTKLAPNSHLYTSLTHNPDVPGRSFVLDGIIKPDRNSLRTVLPSMKANLTVRNFPQTVAELRKKLNLQEGGDVYIFATTLLNGDKRLLLTRKADAVARS
- a CDS encoding amidase; amino-acid sequence: MLHLYTRHHLKFLILLGLVTAVWLPPARAQPRASGTTAPSFELMEATIRDIHNAFRTGSLTSEQLVNAYLDRIRVYDQPTKLNAIILVNPEAIATARALDAEFRQTGTLRPLHGIPVIVKDNYNTKGLQTTGGSVALRGFVPSEDAWQVRKLREAGAIVLAKSNMAEWAFTPMHSQSSIAGETLNPYNLAYVPAGSSGGTAAAVAANLGAIGLGSDTGNSIRGPSSHNALVGMRTSLGLVSRYGIIPLFTRNDVGGPMCRTVDDAVRILEATAGYDPNDPITKHSQGKIPENYSQFLTKEGLKGARIGVMRQLSDRNIHPEIKQLFDQAIADLTRAGAQIVDVMIPDFDSLRANQGCAEFRTDIETYLRTFVKRDTLKTLEDIIRVGGYSDIVRDRLISQQLHSGRANHPEIPCGDAFTDPLRVAYRQGVEAEMNRQRVDALIYPTWNYPPALVGDAKGYKGDNSQLVAPSTGMPAFTIPMGYTTGNLPAGLQFLGRLFDEPTLIRLSYAYEQATHHRTAPKQFGPLSK
- a CDS encoding Gfo/Idh/MocA family oxidoreductase, with translation MTQPINRRDFLKTTGAGALSLGLLPSATRRVAPSDRLRVAHIGLNGMGTNHLNWFANLPDVDVVGLCDVDETHLNKALGVLQKIQPNTTAKAYADFRYLLDRPDVDAITCATPDHWHAQIAIMAFQAGKDVYGEKPLSYSVREGQQMLKAQNRYDRIFQLGTQIHAGDNYHRVAEIIQAGAIGKVHTVRLWKTGFPPVLGPARYQTPPATLNWDMWQGPAPVSLYTPERCHFSYRYFLDYSGGVFQDFWCHIADIVWWSVNPTGLKRISARGEAPEGIGDAPKWIDIDYEFDGLTLHWTSTPPAVSGAQGRGIGAYFEGDKGTLLCDYSTREITINGVTMTDVPDVPITIERSPGHQQNFVNAVKSRKQPESNLAYARQMTMPMHLGLISYRLGQPLEWNATKEKFRHNPEANELLARSYRKGWKLM